CTTGCGTGTGTTGCCAGCCCATGAGGGTGGATTCATCCTGCAGGGACAGGAGCGGCAGAGTATCATGATGTTGCCTCCATTATTCAGTCACAGTGCTTACTGTgtaaaaaataaacaataaacagTTACAgtgtctggtacggcaattccaatgtgcaggaacgtaagaagctacagagagcagtggactcagcccaatacatcacgggcacttcGCTTCCCACCATCAGAactatctacatgaggcactaactcaagaaggcaacatctatcatcaaagatccccaccatttgggccatgccatcttcttgcagctaccatcaggcaggaggtacagaagcctgaagtcccacaccaccaggttcaagaacagctacttcccttcaaccatttggtttttgaaccaactgcCTCAACCCTaaacattacctcagtatagcaacactatgaccgcctttgcactacaatgggctttgttttttttttgttctaattgtgttcctccTTGTATaaacttgtataatttatgtttaatttatgttttccttgtgaatgttgtgtatctgatgctatatgcctgtgatgttgctgcaagtaaatttttcactgcacttgtgcatacatgtacttgtgcatatgacaataagcttgactttgactttatttgtACAACTTGGGAGGTATAGCTGTTACTGAGTTGTTCTAACATGATATCACCACAAGGTGTCACTGATGAGCTAAATACAACATATTTACATTTAGATGCAAATAAGTTGACAATACAATGGGCCCCAGCTGGAATCAATAAACCAGAAGAGGCAAAATTGCATGTAATAAGATCGGTATGTTCAAAAATAATATTCCATTTTTATAATActtacatttgaaataataataTCATTTAGCATGTaaaatgcaaacttactaaagTCAATTCAATATGAATATATTGTCAAACACTTGCCTGCAAAGGACTGGATGTTTGCATAATATGAACTGTATATTTAatggaaacaaaatacatttttttttggagttcaGCTTTCCTATGGATTATATTCTTTAACTCTGTTCCGTATGTTATAATTACCATTGTGAAGTTTATCCACAATGGATAACAGCAAAGGACCAGAGACCCAGCTTTCAGCTGCAGTATTTTCGCATGTGCAGCATTTTGGGCTGGCTGGTTGACAGGCTACAGCAAAGATAATGGTGGGGCAGCAAGTTTGGGAGGATAAACGCTGCCATCCTGAGATGTGGAATAgaagccccaccccaccccgaacAATGTCTTAACAATCCTTGTAAGCTATCAGAGGGCAGATTGCTGGACCACTGTGACACTGTGAGAGCCCCTTTGAACACTGGCATCACTGTCAAGGTAGCAGCATGAGCTGCATGGCAGCAGGCTGACCTTCCTTGTTGGTTAAGGATTCAACATGGTCACAATAATGAGTCATGAAGCTCAAGTGAACCAATGCCAGCATGAGTCCTGATTGATTGCAATTATTGATAGGTGAGTGTTCAGGTGTGGGACACTGAAAAGTTACAATGGTTGGCAGTGCTGCTGATGCAACCATCATGGGTTAATCCTATAAAGGGATCTCAATGTTCATTTTCAGGGGCTATCTAATGTAGCTTCCTTTAATTCTCCCTTCCTTGTTTGCATTCACTGTTAAGTAGTACTGATAGGACTTGTTTGTTCTGCATTTCTCCATTAGGTCAGGAATGGTACTGCTTTAGCAGTGTTTGCAATAGCATGGCACAGTTTTATtgatggagacccaagagactgtacatgctggaatctggagcaacacacaaaacactggaggaactcagcagctcagacaacatcaatggagggaaatggacggctgacatttcaggccgagacccttcatctgaactagaTTTATTGATGTCCTGAATCATCAAAAAATTAGTCAGGGTAACATGCAAATTCAAGTATGATACAGAAGAGAAACCAAAGGGATGAGGAGCATGAGAAGATACTGGCATTGCCATTTGATTCCCAAAAGGTATGAGAGATAGTAGCACTTAAATTACAGTTGTGCAAGGATAATATAGAAGGAAAAACAAGTCCTCATAATAGGACATTGTGCCTATTTTGCACTTCCATTTCTCTACTTATTTCTCATACAATAGCATTTTCTTTGTATTATTCAAATATGCATATTTGATAAACTGACTTTAATCTTACCTCCAATGACCTCACACCGAGATGCCATCTCCCATAATACTAAGGCCATTGAGTATATATCCATCTGTTTAAACGACTCAAGATCTTCCAGGTTAACACGAGATTCCAGAACTTCAGGTGCCATGTATCTGGCAGTGCCAACCTGTTCAACAAGATAATAAATTTTGTTTCCAGGCAGTCTATGACCATTGAATGTAATAACAATGAGTAACCATAAAGAAtggaacattaaaataaaaatcagatatAAAATCTTCATTTTAAACTTCTGAAATCGTAGATGGATCATTATTTTCTCACTCTTTGCATTTCtttgcaacacaagtttttttttctgcaggGAATCTTGAAAACAACAGTCATAAGGCATAGaagcaaaccctttggcccactatgccaACCATAaagcacctatctatactaatcccatttggcaaCACATAGGCTATAGCCTTCTTTGTGTTGATAATCCAAGTGCTTATCCAGGTATTTCTTAAATATACTCTTAAAGATACTCTTAGCTTCCACCATCCAtccagccagtgcattccagattccaaacaatcACTGGGTGTAAAAAGCTCCCCTGAAAAagcttcctcagatcccctctcgcCCAATTATCCTTTACCCTAAACCAATCCCCTCTAGCTTTTGACAACTCTGCAGTGGGGAATAATTCCCTACTATCTACCTTTaactataccccttataattttgtatccctctatcaggtctcccctcagcctcctctgctccaaggaaaacaaactcagcctatccagtctctcctcataactgaaatgctccatcccaggcaacatcctgcaatTTCAAATCTGATTACGTAATGCCTTCAATAAGATtaaaccatgttaaacaattttaTGACTCTTCAGTTGAAGAATTGTTTAATCTCATAATAAAATTAACTAAGAAAATGTTATGGTAGGAAGTAATTATGATAGTTTATGCATGTAATGCAGTTCATCACACCAATTTGTGTCTCAGAGTAACAATATATATGATATTTTCTGTTGTATTGAAATGCAAGTAATGGAAGAGCTCTGTACTTTGATAATTACTTGAGCATGAATAAATGTAagtattatttcaaagaaatgctCTGAACTTTActgaactttattttaaaatttcatttaaaaatttaGTAATGGCTGTTTTGAAAACTAGGATAAAATGACAGTGCATCAAGCTTGTTGTTATGTTATTATTGTCCAGTTATTATTCTGCTGTTATTCTTCAGAAGCAATACTATTTAATTTGAGGTGGCATGGATGCATTTAAAGGGATGAAGAACTGAGCAGCAGGGTATGTTAATAATTGATATGTTGTCTGTTAACATTGTATCATTCTTTACAAAGGAAGAGATAACCAAGTAGTTTCAGGACAGTTACTTTTACTTTGGTGGTGGGCCAATTATTGGAATCCGTTCTTAAGGACAGTATaaagtttcattttaaaaaaagtatagaTTAAGAGGAACAGTTAGTGTGGGAGGGTTATATCCGACTAAcgattaaattctttgagaaggtaacaagGTAGGTTGATGAGACCAGTGCATTTCATATAAGCCTTTTGACAAGGtcataagtttgtagatgacactatgATTCATGatatagtggatagtgaagaaggttatctaagattacaatgggatcttgattgactgggccagtgggctgaggaatggcagatggagtttatttcagataaatgcgaggtgttgcactttggtaagacgAGCATAGTAagacaggacttgcacagtaaatgggtTAGGCTCTGGAGGGTGTgataggggtgcaggtacatagctccttgaaagtggcgacacaggtagacaaggttgtgAAGAAGGTGTTCGGCACGCttgcttcatcagtcagaatatcgagtacaggagttgggatgtcatgttacagctgtacaagactttggtaagggcacatttggagtaccctgtacagttctggtcaccctgcgataggaaggatgttattaaactggagagggtgcaaaaaaagatttataaggatgttaccgagactggagggctagggctataaggaaaggctggagatgctaggacttttttccctgcaacctaggaggctgagggtgaccttatggaagtttagaaaatcatgaggggcatagataaggtgaatagccaaagtcttctccccagggtaggggagtccaaaaccagaggacattgatttaaattgagaggggaaagatttaaaagggatccgagAGACAacttttcatatatatatatatatatatatatacacatatacacacacacatacagagagtggtgggcatatggattgagctgccataggaagtgggtAGAGATGAGTACAATTATGATGGTTAAAAGGTATTTGGTACAtgaatagcaaaggtttagagggatatgaaccaaatgcaggcaaatgggactagctcagttaggcaacttggtcagcacagatgggcctgttcctgtgctgtatcattctataactctatgactctaaagtccCGCAATGCAGGCTGGTTAAATCCTAAGGAACCCAAAAGCACATGACAAaaaggattcaaaattggctcaataGCAGGAAGTAAAGCATAATAGTGGACAGGTGATATTGTGACTGGATGTTGTTACCTTTGAGACCCCACAGGGTTCAGAACACAACCTAAATACCTTTGGGGCATGAAAAAGGTTACAGATGAAACAAACATTGGTAGTGTGCTTGGGAATGAGGAGGAAAACTGTAGACTATGGGAAGCTGGGCAGAAAAATGGAAAGTGCAATTTAATCCACGGAAATGTGAGGCTTTTGGAGAGATggaacaaggcaagggaatatgtcttaaatggtaggatactgagtggaggaacaaaggaatatTGGAGTGTACAACCTCAATGTTAACAGGACAGGTAAACAAGTTCATTAAAAGGTCGTAAGGTGTGTTTGCCTTTTTAGATAAGACATAAAATGTAAGAGCAGGAAGATTACATGAGAATTGTGTccaacactagttaggccactcTTTGAGTTCTGCTtaccattctggtcaccacattacaagaaagTTGTGATTGCACTGTGCACAGAAGAAATTCAtttggatgttgccaggatagGAAAATTGTAACTAtgtggaaagattggataggctggggtgatttttcttggaacagaggaagctgaggggaggcctaacagaggtgtataaaactgagGAGCCAAGATAGAGTGAATAGAAAGGACATGTATTCTTTAGCAGATGGGTCAAAAACCATAGGGCATAAGTTTAGAGTAATCGGTAACAGGTTTAGAAGAGAGGCAAGGGAAACTCACTACCTGGAAGCCAAGATCACATGTAAATGGTATTTGGACATGTTCCTAAAGGGTCAGGATTTGTggggctgcagaccaagtgttaGAAGCTGCAGTGAAATTGGATTCAAATGATACTGACATGATAGACCAAATGGGTTCCTCTGTGTCATAAACTTTCAATGATTGATTGGGGTAGAAGGACAGGAAGAGTATTTTGTGGAATATAAACACCAGCTTGCAGCCATTGCATTAGACTGTCTTTTTCTGTGATATAAATATAATATAATGCATAGTACTCATTGTAAAAGCAAAACCAGTTGCTAACAAACTATTGCAAGTTAGAGATGTTAGAGATCTTGTTGAATCCCATTAGCATCTTATATTATGAATTACAGTGTGCATGAATACATTTAGTGTGAACCCAACTATTGCTCTAGGTGAAGGCCTGCTCCTACCTTCTCAGCTAGTTAGGGGACATATAataaatttaaacattaattCCTGGGATAGTGAAGTCAGTCTGTGACAGAAGGGTACCATGGGGGAAAGGGTTAAGATAATAGACAGTGGTTGTGAATTCATATCTCAACATGACAACTGGCGTATATCTGAACTGAAAAGGAGAGgaaacattccaaagcacttaaTTAAAAAAAGGCAAGTTCAAGAAGTTAAACAGGGAACTATCCCAGAAAAAGTGAAACAGAAAACTGGCAGATGAAATTCTGGAAAAACAAGAGAAATTTTTTTCAGGCATTAGATTGTTGGGATACAAACCAGACATCTATATAACAAATACATTGAGTTGTTACAAAAATAGTAGTGTTCAGACAACTAGggaattgaaaaataaagataaaaaaagCCTATGATATATTTAGAGCTAAAACAATAATGATCCAGCAGATAATGAACAATATCTTGGGGAATCAAGATCAGGATTAACCTCGAAAAGATAGAATGAGAGGAGTACTTGGTCACCAGTATCATTTAACTAAATGAAAAGGAACTGGCTTTCATTCCTGAAATTTGAAGTGTTCATTTATGCATTGACATACTTTCATAGACTATTCTCTCCCTATTCCCAACTGCCCCTGGCCTTACAACATCCCCAAACCAGCCGTTTCTCAGATTCCAACCTTGCACACTCGTTGCTTCACCATGCCTTCAGCTATCTAGGTATCCTACTCCGGAGTTCCTTTTCTAAGCTTCTCTGCTTCTTCATTTTCCAGTCTCTCTTTAAGACTTTCCTTAAAATATATCTTTACAATCAAGTCATTCGTCACCCCTCCTAATATTTCATTCTTTGGCTTGGTCCACTTTCAAAAATTATTCCTCTCTAAAGGGCCTTTAggcatttttctacattaaaggaTTTAAATCACTTCAAGTTGTCATTGTAAACAAGGAATAGAGCTGATTAGACAGAATAAAGAAAATCTCAGGAAGAATATAGGAATGGCAGAGATCCAAAGTGAGTGCCTTTGCTTGGCTTTCAAATACAATTTTGAGGAAGGTTCACTTCAGATCTCTGATTAATGTAACAGAGTCATGGTCACAgaattgtacaacatagaaacaggcccttcagcccactgtgtctatgctgacgATCTTGCCTACCTattactaatcctatttgcctgcaataattccatatccttctgtgcctcccTCATTTAAATACTagccacttcttaaatgttattactgctcctgcctccaccacctcttctggcacctcattccagataccaactactcttggTGTGAAATATTTGGCCCTCAGTTCCCCAttgaaccttctccctctcaccttaaacctatgccctctagtttcagatacCCATACCATGGGATGGTAATCTATTTACAACTGTGGATCCGTGAGTAAGCATTCTTGTTTCTAACAACTATCCAGTATAAGTGTCATATCTTGTGTGCATGTAAAATAAGTTAGAACAGATATTGTGCGTGGGAAAATTGTGGCTGCTTATTTCATGGAAACACATGGGAACTGCAACATGGAGaaaggacattcagcccaactagtccatgttgGGCAATTTACTATTGTTGGAAGCATACAATTCCATTCATTTACCTACCCTCTTCTCTAATCcattcattcatttctttttccctttatcTTAATCTAATCGTGAATACAGAAATATACAAAAAATACACTTTGCAGTTGATTAATTGTTCCATCACAGTCGGAACTAATATTGCAACAGCTGTCTCCTTTTCCAGGTTCCTTTAAAGATGTGTACATTATTTAGCTAGCTTTTTTTCCACTTAGATATGGACACAATAGATATAATTCAGCTGATTACATTTATGAGATTGGCACATTTGACTGTTTTTGTGAACTAAGATATTTCCATTACTTCCATATGTTTACCCCTTTAAGCTTCAGGAAGCTTTGGGGAATTTCCATTCCCACAGCCTTGGCccattattttattgttttcagCTTACACACTGGGATATTGGAGAAAAAAGCTTTAATATTGGAGCAGTAATTCTCTTCATTTGTTAGCAAAAGGGTTTTCAATTAATTTATCCTTATTCTACTAATATAGATATTGAAGCATTTTTAAGGGAAATATCTTTAATTTATGggatagaaagtatcctatctggattcatcacagcttggtatagcaactgctctgcccaagaccacaagaaattgtagagagttgtgaacacagcccagttgtgaacacaaccagcctctcctccattgactctgtctacacttcccactatcaacataatcaaagacccctcccagcccggtcattcactcttctccccccttccaccaggcagaggatacaaaagcttgagaacacgtattaccaggttcaaggacagcttctatcccactgttataagactcttgaatagacctcttgtacgataaagatgaactcttgatctctcaatctaccttgtcatggcccttgcaccttatttgtctacctgcactgcactttctctgtcctgtaacactatattctgcattctgttattgtttttccttttgtagtacGTCGATGTacatatgtatagaatgatctgtctggatggcatgcaaacaaaagcatttcactgtatctcagtacacgtgacaaaaataaaccaattaccaattatttccTGTGACAGTAAGTCAGATTTAATTTATTGTGAGtgaacaaaatgaaaacattgaAGGAAACCAATATCAATGTGCTAATCGTGGGCCAAAATCAACCAAGGTCCCTATTTCTGGTATCAATTCTTGAATGGTATATGTATGAGGAAAATACATTAAGACAGAATCAAGGTGTATCGTGGTGCCTTTGATAATGGAATAAAATTTTATCTCTTTTCTAGGCTTATATATAAAATGGCCTTTTGGTTGATGTAACATCGTAGGCAagcaaaaataattatttcaggGAGAGAAGGAACGGTGATAGTCAGTAAGAATTATGACTGCAACGCAATAATGGTACCAAAGTATACCTCATTAACTGAAGCACTGAATTTTTTATTTTGCCTACAGAGCTTTTGGCATATAGCTTGACATGGGGAACGTCCGTACCAGATAAATCCACAATATCACATTTTCCAGAGATTAGGCACTGCCCTATTATTACATGCAAGTGTAAACTTCAATGTGCCTACAATGTAAAACaagcaaaaatataaaaaggGGATACAAATTCAGTCTTATGCTTGATTTTGTGCATCTGCTGCATTGTGCATAAATAGCTTTTGGAATTGAATACATagcaataaaataattttcaacatGCCTTTTCTGCTGTTTTATTTAATAGTTGTCACCTTGTCATATTAGAACTGACGTGGTATACGATTATCACTTACAGTGCATTATTTTGATTCCAGTGTCATATGAGACTCACCTGGCCACTATTAGCAAAGTCATCAGCTGTTAGAGATGGGTCAAGCCTCAGTGCCAGCCCAAAGTCACACAATATGCATTCCTTTTGTTGCTAACTAGTACATTTGTGCTCTTTATGTCTCTGTGAGATATAGGAATCTTTGGGGTTCCACAAGTGGTATAATCACTATGGAGATgagcaatcccatttaccagggaTCCTGTCATCACATACATCTCTGTCCAGGTCAGAATGTGATTAGTGAGGAAGTCTGTAGATTCCCATGCTGTGATAGGCGTAATAAGCCAGTATTGCTTTTCtattccccttcctctctcctcagcTGTAAGGAACTGAAGCACACTCTCATGTTTGAGATCAACATCCgaaaaaatctttttttcactCCTCCATGACATGTATTCTTCACAAGGAAAGATTTTCACTGCAACGGTCTCATATTGCCCTGAAGTGCTATGTTTGAGCTTTGCTCTCCATACTTCTGCAAATCTACCTTTCCCAACTATGCCATCCAGTTCAATGGGCAACAGTTCGGTATTATGATTGATATTGTTGGCACATGTTGCACTGATGTCAGAATGACCATCATCAGTCTCCACAGAGCATTTACCCTCGTACTCGCCAGACTTTCTGTCAACGGTCCTAGTCAGGTTTCGGTGTTCTACCTCTGGCCACTCTTTGGTCACTTTTCTTTGTTGTCGAGTGCGAAACAGATAAAATGCCATTGTTATCATGAAAGCGATAAGGATAGGTGGAAGAAGGCTCAATACAGCTACAGGAATGACTTCATTGTTTTGTGGTATGGGATAGTCTGGAACAAGAAGAAAAACTGTTATCATTGAAATGAAGCACAATAACCTAGAAATTGGAGTGCCCTATTTTATGTACAAATCATGATTAAGATTTGTTTAGTACATGTTTTATCATATGTGATCCCTATGAATTAAATGGTTGGAATGAAATTTTGCCTCTGGTTCAATAGAGCACCATCACTTTTAGTACTTCCCAGAAGGAACAAAAGTAATAAGAACAAAAGCAAACATTTAACATAATCTTTGTTTATCTCAACATCACCTAACCCATGTAACATCTGAGCTTAGCTGTTTACAGAATTCATATTGTTAGCTTATTCACTGATAGTCTTTACTTTCCTTTCTTCATCCTGTGATTTGCCAGGATGGTGTTACTATGAGGTGaaatatcattttgttttttgacCAGCGACCTTTTTTGGCCCTGGAGGGAACTTTGAGCTTCAGTGTTTTGGATGATGGTTGGGGTTGTGATTGGAGAGAAAAAAGTAAGAAGCCTGGTAAATTCTGTGCTCTGCTAAATGACTTGTTCTTAAAGGCATGTGATGCATAACTTTCTAGATAAGGCTTCACAAAATGGAAACTCCATAAGAAAATGATGATGATGAACATTGACTACTTGGAGATCTGCTTGGAGCTGCAGCCAAAGAATAAAAGGAGCTTGGAGCTCATTTCCTGAAagtgtggtgaaggcagaaaccttcactgcatttaaaaagcTCCTGGATCAGCGTGTGCTATAATCTATAAGACTATAGACAAGAGCTGGAAACTAATCCTTCCAGCTCTTTCTgcccagcacagacatggtgggccaagtggccttgaTCTGTACTGTAAGTCTCTATGTCTTCTGGTGGACATCCTGCCCACTGGGAAATTGGGCTGGGCACTTCTGATTGCAAAAAGCCCATTTGTGAAGCATCATTCATGCACAAATTGACATCATCAGGGTGCATTGTGATCAATTATCCAGTCTGACAGAAACTGGATTTAAAAATTCACCGTAAAAGGAGAAAACTTTGCAGCAAGCCATCAAGCCCATATGAATTACTGTGTTGTGCGAGACAAATGTTTTGCTCTCTGCAGAGGTTTTACTGCACAGTTCATTGCAAATGTCATTGCTGGGTCTCACAGTACCTTGTCAATATAATCAGAGATTGCAATATTTTTACAAGTCTGTACCTTGCAGTGACTTGTATTTATACAAGTAACTGAAAGGCTCTGCACCAATGGCTGTGGTGggaatgcaggtt
The window above is part of the Pristis pectinata isolate sPriPec2 chromosome 1, sPriPec2.1.pri, whole genome shotgun sequence genome. Proteins encoded here:
- the tgfbr2l gene encoding LOW QUALITY PROTEIN: TGF-beta receptor type-2 (The sequence of the model RefSeq protein was modified relative to this genomic sequence to represent the inferred CDS: inserted 1 base in 1 codon) translates to MDCWRVLTPTSVLVLASVLNSLVIASFLETNLCKWCDYTNPICEDKVCYSNCTLNSYCVSSEEICVAIWRKNNESTSVQTMCHYPHLPVEDIIITTYNTTVCIMTEQPVGKGMVYVCGCTNEQECNDKLIFEAELNDYPIPQNNEVIPVAVLSLLPPILIAFMITMAFYLFRTRQQRKVTKEWPEVEHRNLTRTVDRKSGEYEGKCSVETDDGHSDISATCANNINHNTELLPIELDGIVGKGRFAEVWRAKLKHSTSGQYETVAVKIFPCEEYMSWRSEKKIFSDVDLKHESVLQFLTAEERGRGIEKQYWLITPITAWESTDFLTNHILTWTEMYVMTGSLVNGIAHLHSDYTTCGTPKIPISHRDIKSTNVLVSNKXECILCDFGLALRLDPSLTADDFANSGQVGTARYMAPEVLESRVNLEDLESFKQMDIYSMALVLWEMASRCEVIGEVKCYESPFSSKVREHPCVESMRDIVLRDRGRPEIPSNWRVHKGMHFLCDTIIECWDHDPEARLTAHCVAERINMMVQMNCEDVLNNNSATEARKEGSSEPLNLGNTAEHKNIQVVTNV